In Eulemur rufifrons isolate Redbay chromosome 3, OSU_ERuf_1, whole genome shotgun sequence, a single window of DNA contains:
- the ZNF623 gene encoding LOW QUALITY PROTEIN: zinc finger protein 623 (The sequence of the model RefSeq protein was modified relative to this genomic sequence to represent the inferred CDS: deleted 2 bases in 1 codon) has protein sequence MILFSFVSDSNAGIGEKKGTEDWISEDENLHRTTSDKLTVMDPLTPESREVYEPRLGGLLGNAEGKNLGSPPSQEGGFKQMTVTHWKIQTGETVQACSKSGRNPILNSNLLILQSELIEGETHPCDICGKSFTFNSDLVRHQISHTGDKPYKCDQCGKGFGQSSHLTEHQRVHTGERLYVCNVCGKDFVHYANLLEHQQVHTGEKPFRCTQCGKAFCHSSDLIRHQRVHTRERPFECKECGKGFSQSSLLIRHQRIHTGERPYECNECGKSFIRSSSLIRHYQIHTEVKQYECKECGKAFRHRSDLIEHQRIHTGERPFECNECGKAFIRSSKLIQHQRIHTGERPYVCNECGKRFSQTSNFTQHQRIHTGEKLYECNECGKAFFLSSYLIRHQKIHTGERVYECKECGKAFLQKAHLTEHQKIHTGDRPFECKDCGKAFIQSSKLLLHQIIHTGEKPYVCSYCGKGFIQRSNFLQHQKIHTEEKLYECGQYGKDFNSTPNFKNNPGVHQEGSP, from the exons ATGATCTTGTTCTCTTTTGTTTCAGATTCTAATGCAGGAATTGGTGAGAAGAAGGGAACT GAAGACTGGATTTCTGAGGATGAAAATTTGCACAGGACAACATCAGACAAACTCACAGTGATGGATCCCCTCACCCCTGAATCCAGGGAAGTCTATGAACCCAGACTAGGGGGGCTATTGGGAAATGCAGAAGGGAAGAACCTGGGGAGTCCCCCCTCTCAGGAGGGGGGCTTCAAGCAGATGACAGTTACCCATTGGAAAATCCAAACAGGAGAGACAGTCCAGGCATGCAGTAAGTCAGGAAGAAACCCTATTCTGAACTCAAACCTTCTTATACTTCAGAGTGAGCTTATAGAAGGGGAAACCCATCCTTGTGATATTTGTGGCAAAAGCTTCACATTTAATTCAGACCTAGTTAGACATCAGATTTCTCATACCGGGGACAAACCTTATAAATGTGATCAATGTGGAAAAGGCTTTGGTCAGAGCTCACACCTTACTGAGCACCAGAGGGTTCACACTGGAGAGAGACTCTATGTATGTAACGTGTGTGGGAAAGACTTCGTTCACTATGCAAATCTTCTCGAGCATCAGCAGGTACACACGGGAGAAAAGCCGTTCAGGTGTACgcagtgtgggaaagccttctGTCATAGTTCAGACCTGATTCGACACCAGAGGGTTCATACCAGAGAGAGACCTTTTGAATGCAAAGAGTGTGGAAAAGGCTTCAGTCAGAGCTCCTTGCTGATAcgacatcagagaattcacacaggGGAAAGGccctatgaatgtaatgaatgtggcaaatCCTTCATTAGGAGCTCAAGCCTTATTCGACATTATCAGATCCACACAGAAGTGAAACAGTATGAATGTAAAGAGTGTGGGAAGGCATTTCGTCATCGCTCAGACCTTATTGAacaccagagaattcacactggagagagaccctttgaatgtaatgaatgtgggaaagcttttattCGGAGTTCAAAGCTCATTcagcatcagagaattcatactggagaaaggccttatgTATGCAATGAGTGTGGAAAGCGTTTCAGCCAGACATCAAACTTTACTCAGCATCAGAggattcacactggagagaaactctACGAATGTAATGAGTGTGGGAAAGCATTCTTTCTGAGCTCATACCTTATTCGACACCAgaaaattcacactggagagagggtgtatgaatgtaaagaatgtgggaaagcattTCTCCAGAAAGCCCATCTCACTGAACATCAGAAAATCCACACTGGGGACAGACCCTTTGAATGCAAAGACTGTGGAAAAGCCTTCATCCAGAGCTCCAAGCTGCTTCTGCATCAGAtcattcacactggagagaagccctatgtGTGTAGTTATTGTGGGAAAGGTTTTATTCAGAGGTCAAACTTCCTTCAACACCAGAAAATTCATACAGAAGAGAAGCTCTATGAATGTGGTCAGTATGGGAAAGATTTTAACTCAAccccaaactttaaaaataatccaggTGTTCACCAAGAGGGCTCTCCTTGA